The following proteins come from a genomic window of Megalops cyprinoides isolate fMegCyp1 chromosome 6, fMegCyp1.pri, whole genome shotgun sequence:
- the rbck1 gene encoding ranBP-type and C3HC4-type zinc finger-containing protein 1, protein MAASEGCRSNTLKEAEDIAQLLSEALTSGHREEAVKYADQLAGLHLPVSVRLCQEAYSQDSIRLKVGVEDAQLDSSVPITMSVTPDMTISDLKAKVNQDYGFHPTLQTWVIGKRLARDTETLYSHGVKRDGDMAFLYIRSAKTAQLSREQQKQEDENRRLDGIIETMERYSLEPRGTGQITVMKRQEGVVREVKNPPPPVPPKPAALPSTPQVGWSCSQCTYVNKPTRPGCEMCGMERPADYKIPDIYEPDAQEVLRLQQEEVACLQYQQALEDERQKNFMSLLQTDEHSLVPNTEEVDCPICYGTILPGEGATLRECLHNFCKDCLKGTITNSLDAEVTCPYMDENYSCNSKLQDREIKSLLSPDEYQKFLELRLSIAETRSENSYHCQTPNCAGWCIFEDEVNEFECQLCNETNCIPCKAVHKDMNCKEYQDDLRIRAENDLAAKQTTDMLNTMLETGEAMHCPKCKIIVQKKDGCDWICCVMCKTEICWVTRQARWGPMGRGDTSGGCRCRVNGPCHPRCQNCH, encoded by the exons ATGGCAGCTTCAGAAGGGTGCCGTTCAAACACCTTGAAAGAAG CGGAAGACATAGCTCAGTTACTGAGCGAGGCCCTCACCTCCGGGCACAGAGAGGAGGCCGTGAAGTATGCAGACCAGCTTGCGGGACTGcatctgcctgtgtctgtgaggctCTGCCAGGAGGCATATTCCCAGGATTCTATACG GCTGAAAGTGGGAGTAGAAGATGCCCAGCTGGACTCTTCTGTTCCCATCACCATGTCAGTAACACCCGACATGACCATCTCGGATCTCAAAGCCAAG GTGAACCAGGACTACGGGTTTCACCCAACCTTGCAGACGTGGGTGATTGGGAAGCGCCTGGCTCGGGACACCGAGACGCTGTACAGTCATGGCGTGAAGAGGGATGGAGACATGGCCTTCCTCTACATCAGGTCAGCCAAGACAGCCCAGCTGAGCCGAGAGCAGCAGAAACAGGAGGACGAGAACCGTCGCCTTGATG GTATCATTGAGACCATGGAGAGGTATTCCTTGGAGCCCAGGGGCACAGGGCAGATAACTGTGATGAAGAGGCAAGAGGGCGTGGTCAGGGAAGTGAAAAACCCGCCACCTCCAGTGCCCCCTAAACCTGCAGCTCTGCCATCAACGCCCCAG gtgggaTGGTCATGTTCACAGTGCACATACGTGAACAAGCCAACCAGGCCAGGATGCGAGATGTGTGGGATGGAAAGGCCAGCAGATTACAAAATACCAGACATCTACGAGCCGGATGCTCAGGAAGTTCTTCGACTCCAGCAAGAGGAGGTTGCCTGTTTGCAGTATCAGCAG GCACTGGAGGATGAGAGGCAGAAGAACTTCATGAgtctgctgcagacagacgAGCACAGTCTAGTGCCCAATACTGAGGAGGTCGACTGCCCCATCTGCTATGGCACCATCTTACCAGGGGAGGGCGCTACACTTAGAGAGTGCCTGCACAACTTCTGCAA AGATTGTCTGAAAGGAACCATCACCAACAGCCTGGATGCAGAGGTGACATGCCCTTACATGGATGAGAACTACTCCTGCAACAGCAAGCTGCAGGACAGGGAAATAAAATCT CTGCTCTCTCCGGACGAGTATCAGAAGTTCCTGGAGCTGAGGCTGAGCATTGCTGAGACTCGCAGTGAAAACAGCTACCACTGCCAGACGCCCAACTGCGCGGGCTGGTGCATATTCGAAGACGAAGTGAACGAGTTTGAATGTCAGCTTTGCAACGAAACCAACTGCATTCCCTGCAAG GCCGTTCACAAAGACATGAATTGCAAGGAGTACCAGGATGATCTTCGCATCAGAGCTGAAAACGACCTCGCTGCTAAGCAGACCACGGACATGCTGAAT ACCATGCTGGAGACCGGTGAAGCCATGCACTGCCCCAAGTGTAAGATCATCGTGCAGAAGAAGGACGGCTGTGACTGGATCTGCTGTGTGATGTGCAAGACTGAGATATGCTGGGTGACCCGCCAGGCCCGCTGGGGTCCCATG GGGCGTGGAGATACCTCAGGGGGGTGCAGGTGCAGAGTAAATGGACCCTGTCACCCCAGATGCCAGAACTGCCACTGA
- the tbc1d20 gene encoding TBC1 domain family member 20 isoform X1 yields the protein MYLKKSKSVGASSPLNGIGKQDWDSRRKRKVAEISQALSVTPVDVAALRRMAISEGGLLTDEIRCKVWPKLLNVHTDNLPEKPGEDLRENHKDYHQVLLDVRRSLRRFPPGMPDEQREGLQEELIDIILHVLDRNPQLHYYQGYHDIVVTFLLVLGERLATALVEKLSTHHLRDFMDPTMDNTKHILNYLMPIIERVNPDVHDFMQQAEVGTIFALSWLITWFGHVLSDFRHVVRLYDFFLACHPLMPIYFAAVIVLYREEEVLECECDMASVHHLLSQIPQDLPYETLISRAGDLFVQFPPSELAREAAQQYSQQTAASTFKDFELASAQQRPDMVLRRRRKEQAALAAQGQSHAQAMVVARPRAKRFVRLAVMGLTVALGAAALAVVNTALEWAPKLDLQLFP from the exons ATGTACCTGAAAAAATCTAAAAGCGTCggtgcctcctctcctctgaatGGGATCGGCAAACAGG ATTGGGActccaggaggaagaggaaggtggcGGAGATCTCGCAAGCCCTGAGTGTGACCCCTGTGGACGTGGCGGCCCTGCGGAGGATGGCCATCAGCGAGGGGGGGCTGCTAACCGACGAGATCCGCTGCAAGGTGTGGCCCAAGCTGCTCAACGTGCACACTGACAACCTGCCCGAAAAACCAG GCGAAGATTTGAGGGAGAACCATAAAGATTACCATCAGGTGCTTCTGGACGTGCGGCGGTCCCTCAGGAGGTTCCCACCTG ggaTGCCGGATGAGCAGCGGGAgggcctgcaggaggagctAATCGACATCATCCTGCACGTGTTGGACCGGAACCCCCAGCTGCACTACTACCAGGGCTACCATGACATCGTGGTCACCTTCCTCCTGGTCCTGGGGGAGCGCCTGGCCACCGCCCTGGTGGAGAAGCTGTCCACACATCATCTCAG GGATTTTATGGACCCCACCATggacaacacaaaacacattttaaactatCTGATGCCCATAATTGAGAGAGTCAACCCAGACGTGCATGACTTCATGCAGCA GGCAGAGGTGGGCACCATCTTCGCCCTGAGCTGGCTTATCACCTGGTTTGGCCACGTGCTGTCAGATTTCCGGCATGTGGTGCGGTTGTATGATTTCTTCCTGGCCTGCCACCCCCTGATGCCCATTTACTTTGCAGCTgtg ATCGTACTGTAccgggaggaggaggtgctggagtgTGAGTGCGACATGGCCTCGGTGCACCACCTCCTGTCCCAGATCCCTCAGGACCTCCCTTACGAGACCCTCATCAGCCGAGCCGGAGACCTCTTCGTCCAGTTCCCCCCGTCGGAGCTCGCCAGAGAGGCAGCTCAGCAGTACAGCCAGCA GACGGCGGCGTCCACCTTTAAGGACTTTGAGCTGGCGTCGGCGCAGCAGCGGCCCGACATGGTGCTGCGGCGGCGGAGGAAGGAGCAGGCGGCGCTGGCGGCCCAGGGCCAGTCCCACGCCCAGGCCATGGTGGTGGCCCGGCCCCGCGCCAAGCGCTTCGTCAGGCTGGCCGTCATGGGACTGACCGTGGCCCTGGGGGCGGCGGCACTGGCCGTGGTCAACACCGCACTGGAGTGGGCGCCCAAACTCGACCTGCAGCTCTTCCCCTGA
- the tbc1d20 gene encoding TBC1 domain family member 20 isoform X2: MYLKKSKSVGASSPLNGIGKQDWDSRRKRKVAEISQALSVTPVDVAALRRMAISEGGLLTDEIRCKVWPKLLNVHTDNLPEKPGEDLRENHKDYHQVLLDVRRSLRRFPPGMPDEQREGLQEELIDIILHVLDRNPQLHYYQGYHDIVVTFLLVLGERLATALVEKLSTHHLRDFMDPTMDNTKHILNYLMPIIERVNPDVHDFMQQAEVGTIFALSWLITWFGHVLSDFRHVVRLYDFFLACHPLMPIYFAAVIVLYREEEVLECECDMASVHHLLSQIPQDLPYETLISRAGDLFVQFPPSELAREAAQQYSQQTAASTFKDFELASAQQRPDMVLRRRRKEQAALAAQGQSHAQAMVVARPRAKRFVRLAVMGLTVALGAAALAVVNTALEWAPKLDLQLFP, translated from the exons ATGTACCTGAAAAAATCTAAAAGCGTCggtgcctcctctcctctgaatGGGATCGGCAAACAGG ATTGGGActccaggaggaagaggaaggtggcGGAGATCTCGCAAGCCCTGAGTGTGACCCCTGTGGACGTGGCGGCCCTGCGGAGGATGGCCATCAGCGAGGGGGGGCTGCTAACCGACGAGATCCGCTGCAAGGTGTGGCCCAAGCTGCTCAACGTGCACACTGACAACCTGCCCGAAAAACCAGGTGAG GATTTGAGGGAGAACCATAAAGATTACCATCAGGTGCTTCTGGACGTGCGGCGGTCCCTCAGGAGGTTCCCACCTG ggaTGCCGGATGAGCAGCGGGAgggcctgcaggaggagctAATCGACATCATCCTGCACGTGTTGGACCGGAACCCCCAGCTGCACTACTACCAGGGCTACCATGACATCGTGGTCACCTTCCTCCTGGTCCTGGGGGAGCGCCTGGCCACCGCCCTGGTGGAGAAGCTGTCCACACATCATCTCAG GGATTTTATGGACCCCACCATggacaacacaaaacacattttaaactatCTGATGCCCATAATTGAGAGAGTCAACCCAGACGTGCATGACTTCATGCAGCA GGCAGAGGTGGGCACCATCTTCGCCCTGAGCTGGCTTATCACCTGGTTTGGCCACGTGCTGTCAGATTTCCGGCATGTGGTGCGGTTGTATGATTTCTTCCTGGCCTGCCACCCCCTGATGCCCATTTACTTTGCAGCTgtg ATCGTACTGTAccgggaggaggaggtgctggagtgTGAGTGCGACATGGCCTCGGTGCACCACCTCCTGTCCCAGATCCCTCAGGACCTCCCTTACGAGACCCTCATCAGCCGAGCCGGAGACCTCTTCGTCCAGTTCCCCCCGTCGGAGCTCGCCAGAGAGGCAGCTCAGCAGTACAGCCAGCA GACGGCGGCGTCCACCTTTAAGGACTTTGAGCTGGCGTCGGCGCAGCAGCGGCCCGACATGGTGCTGCGGCGGCGGAGGAAGGAGCAGGCGGCGCTGGCGGCCCAGGGCCAGTCCCACGCCCAGGCCATGGTGGTGGCCCGGCCCCGCGCCAAGCGCTTCGTCAGGCTGGCCGTCATGGGACTGACCGTGGCCCTGGGGGCGGCGGCACTGGCCGTGGTCAACACCGCACTGGAGTGGGCGCCCAAACTCGACCTGCAGCTCTTCCCCTGA